The DNA sequence ACTTCCAATCTTCTTACTAATGAGCGTGCCGGGGTTCGAACCCGGGACAACTTGATTAAAAGTCAAGTGCTCTACCAACTGAGCTACACACCCGTATTTAACTGGGCTAGCTGGATTCGAACCAGCGTCTGCAGCAGTCAAAGTGCTGTGCCTTACCGCTTGGCGATAGCCCAATAAATTATAAGCAGCGATGCTTATAAAAAATAAGACTCATCGCTAAAGGGTGGATACAGGGATTCGAACCCTGGGCCTCCAGAGCCACAATCTGGCGCGCTAACCAACTGCGCTATACCCACCATAGAAAAATTGCTGGAAAACTCCAGCATCTTAACTCTCAACCATGAGTTTCTCATATGCTACGCTATCGACGCAAATGAGATAATGTGCTCGAAGGGATTCGAACCCCCGACCCACGGCTTAGAAGGCCGTTGCTCTATCCAGCTGAGCTACGAACACATAGCCTTGAATTTCATAGGCAAAGCGGGTGATGGGAATCGAACCCACGTATCCAGCTTGGAAGGCTGGTGTTCTACCATTGAACTACACCCGCATATCAGTCGGGGTGACAGGATTCGAACCTGCGACCTCCTGGTCCCAAACCAGGCGCTCTAGCCAAGCTGAGCCACACCCCGAAGGTTATTTATTTTCCGGTATTATCCGTGACGCAAGATATATTATATGCGATAGAAATGTAAATGTCAACAACTTTTTTTATTTTTTTTAATTTTTTTATTCCAGGTATTCGATTGAAAAATGTGCTTCACCATTCTTATCAAACTCCATAATTGCATAAGACGGTTTTCGCCCCTCCTGACGCGGATAAGAAAGGCTTCCCGGATTCAATGCTATAATTCCTTTTCCCCGTTCCAGAAGCGGTCTATGGGTATGTCCAAACATAACAATATCCATATCTCTACCTGCTGCCTCTTTCTTAATGTCTTCTACTCCGGCAGACACATAATAATAATGTCCATGTGTAATCAATACCTTATACTTTCCTATTTGAAGTTCCTTTTCCTTTGGCAACGTAGAAAAAAAGTCATTATTTCCTGCCACAATTTCCAATGGGCAACCTGCCATATCGGCAATATCATCTTCATAACCTTCTGCATCTCCCAGATGAATCATGAGATCTATCCTTCCTTCCCGTTCCAGAACTCGAATAAGGTTCTCATGATGCTTATGGGTATCACTGACAATCAATACCTTCATAATAATATTCTACCTCTCTGCAAGCCTTTCCTTCATAGCCCGAAGTGCTTTTCCTCTATGACTCAACTCATTTTTTACTTCTGCTGATAATTCTGCTGTAGAACAGTTATATTGATCTACATAAAATATTGGATCATAACCAAATCCATTGGTTCCTGCTTCCTTCCAACCAATATATCCTTCTATGGTTCCTTCTGTTGTAATCACTTCTTTATTTGGAAGAACTGCTGCAATCGCGCATACAAATCTTGCAGTACGTTTTTCTTTTGGTACACCTTCCAGACGGTCTATAATATTCTGATTCTTTCTTTTATAAGATGTATCTTCTCCCATATACCGTGCCGAATAGATTCCCGGCTCCTTATTTAAATAATCTACCTCTAATCCTGAATCATCCGCTAATACGATTGCCTGCTGTGCTTGCGGAGCTGCTGCAACTGCCTTTGCTTTGATAATAGCATTTTCAGCAAAGGTTGTCCCATCCTCGATAATATCCAACGTAATCCCCGCTTCTTTCATAGATAGAATTTCTACATCCTCTCCTGCAAGAATTTCTCGTATCTCTCTCATCTTTCCCTGATTTCCTGTTGCAAATATAATCTTTTTCATACAATCCTCCAACCCTTTTGAGATTTCTTTTAATATCCCTCTTGTAACGCCCTTA is a window from the Roseburia sp. 499 genome containing:
- a CDS encoding metallophosphoesterase family protein → MKVLIVSDTHKHHENLIRVLEREGRIDLMIHLGDAEGYEDDIADMAGCPLEIVAGNNDFFSTLPKEKELQIGKYKVLITHGHYYYVSAGVEDIKKEAAGRDMDIVMFGHTHRPLLERGKGIIALNPGSLSYPRQEGRKPSYAIMEFDKNGEAHFSIEYLE
- a CDS encoding XTP/dITP diphosphatase gives rise to the protein MKKIIFATGNQGKMREIREILAGEDVEILSMKEAGITLDIIEDGTTFAENAIIKAKAVAAAPQAQQAIVLADDSGLEVDYLNKEPGIYSARYMGEDTSYKRKNQNIIDRLEGVPKEKRTARFVCAIAAVLPNKEVITTEGTIEGYIGWKEAGTNGFGYDPIFYVDQYNCSTAELSAEVKNELSHRGKALRAMKERLAER